A region of Etheostoma cragini isolate CJK2018 chromosome 2, CSU_Ecrag_1.0, whole genome shotgun sequence DNA encodes the following proteins:
- the epn3b gene encoding epsin-3 isoform X1, producing the protein MTTSALRRQVKNIVHNYSEAEIKVREATSNDPWGPSSSLMSEIADLTFNVVAFAEVMGMVWKRLNDSGKNWRHVYKALTLLDYLLKTGSERVAQQCRENAFTIQTLRDFQYMDRDGRDQGANVREKARQLVCLLRDEERLRQERSQALKTKERMAGGGSGGGGGGGGGVSVYGGIPPSYHPGRRTSQPSMAVLYGEEFSRSRGSPSSFNSSSSSPRAASDLEQARPQTSGEEELQLQLALAMSREESQKEHSCRQGDESLLQKALDESRRESQSGTQESAMLDLVDIFGPSSEAPPQPGDPWNSSQPPGDITSDPWDSVAVHSSTPVIGSPWTAPPLSSNTSNPWAPCANSRTAPWEAAPPSPSPVNHDWNSPTDGAGGDETDPFAAQEEENPKQDVPQVSSPQPASPTDAELFGVMADTDPFADSKPDPFGADTPVKPLVNGRESASPEMFDLSRLAPPLSTPGPRICQTPEAFLGATGASLVNLDALIPSNPSSKMHSNPFLLGLSSPSPTNPFHCDQPRLTLNQMRPCSTSPLPPHMLSYSPSLPLPLPHQPPILPSSFTQPPAGLLDLPSNLPRPLLPLSPRPPQRTQLQTHSHNPFL; encoded by the exons GTTCGCGAGGCCACTTCGAACGACCCTTGGGGCCCATCTTCGTCTCTCATGTCGGAGATCGCTGACTTGACGTTCAATGTGGTGGCATTTGCTGAGGTCATGGGCATGGTGTGGAAACGCCTCAACGACAGCGGCAAGAACTGGAGACACGTCTACAAG GCCCTGACTTTGTTGGATTACCTGCTGAAGACAGGATCAGAGAGAGTGGCTCAACAGTGCCGTGAAAATGCATTCACTATTCAG ACGCTACGCGACTTCCAGTACATGGACCGTGACGGCAGAGACCAGGGGGCCAATGTGAGAGAAAAAGCACGCCAACTAGTGTGTCTCCTCCGGGACGAGGAGCGGCTCCGCCAGGAGCGGAGTCAAGCCCTAAAGACCAAGGAGCGAATGGCTGGGGGAGGCAGCGGAGGGGGTGGGGGCGGTGGTGggggtgtgagtgtgtatggAGGTATACCTCCTTCTTACCACCCAGGCAGGCGAACAAGCCAGCCTAGCATGGCTGTGCTGTATGGGGAGGAATTCAGCAGATCCAGAGGCTCTCCGTCCTCCTTCAACT CCTCGTCATCCTCACCTCGCGCAGCCTCGGACCTGGAGCAGGCTCGGCCACAGACCAGCGGtgaggaggagctgcagctccAGCTGGCTTTAGCCATGAGCAGAGAGGAGAGTCAGAAg GAGCACTCCTGTCGCCAAGGAGACGAGTCACTGTTGCAAAAGGCCCTGGatgagagcaggagagagagtcAGTCGGGGACGCAGGAG TCAGCTATGCTGGACCTGGTGGACATATTCGGCCCCTCATCTGAGGCGCCACCTCAGCCGGGAGACCCTTGGAACTCTTCCCAACCACCCGGTGACATCACCTCTGACCCCTGGGACTCTGTAG CAGTTCACTCCAGCACTCCTGTGATTGGTAGCCCATGGACGGCCCCTCCCTTATCCTCCAACACGTCCAATCCTTGGGCTCCATGTGCGAACTCACGCACAGCCCCCTGGGAAGCAGCACCTCCCTCCCCCAGCCCTGTCAATCATGACTGGAACAGCCCAACCGATGGAG CAGGTGGTGACGAGACGGATCCGTTTGCTGCACAGGAAGAAGAGAATCCTAAACAGGATGTCCCTCAAGTGTCTTCCCCTCAACCTGCTAGTCCCACAG ATGCGGAGCTGTTTGGGGTAATGGCAGACACCGACCCATTTGCAGATTCTAAGCCAGATCCATTTGGGGCTGACACTCCGGTAAAACCCCTGGTAAATGGACGAGAGTCGGCCAGCCCGGAGATGTTTGACCTGTCCCGGCTAGCACCCCCGCTCAGCACCCCAGGTCCACGTATCTGTCAAACCCCAGAAGCCTTCCTAGGAGCTACGGGGGCTTCGCTGGTCAATTTAGACGCTCTCATACCCTCCAACCCATCTAGCAAGATGCACAGCAACCCCTTCCTCTTAG GTCTGAGTTCTCCGTCTCCCACCAACCCCTTCCACTGCGACCAGCCTCGCCTCACCCTCAACCAAATGAGACCATGCTCTACATCCCCACTGCCCCCACACATGCTCTCCTACAGCCCGTCGCTGCCCCTTCCTCTGCCCCACCAGCCACccatcctcccctcctccttcaCACAACCTCCCGCTGGACTCCTAGACCTTCCCTCCAACCTCCCACGGCCCCTGCTCCCCCTTTCTCCGCGACCACCACAGCGCACTCAGTTGCAGACACACAGCCACAACCCTTTCCTCTGA
- the epn3b gene encoding epsin-3 isoform X2 — protein sequence MTTSALRRQVKNIVHNYSEAEIKVREATSNDPWGPSSSLMSEIADLTFNVVAFAEVMGMVWKRLNDSGKNWRHVYKALTLLDYLLKTGSERVAQQCRENAFTIQTLRDFQYMDRDGRDQGANVREKARQLVCLLRDEERLRQERSQALKTKERMAGGGSGGGGGGGGGVSVYGGIPPSYHPGRRTSQPSMAVLYGEEFSRSRGSPSSFNSSSSSPRAASDLEQARPQTSGEEELQLQLALAMSREESQKEHSCRQGDESLLQKALDESRRESQSGTQESAMLDLVDIFGPSSEAPPQPGDPWNSSQPPGDITSDPWDSVAVHSSTPVIGSPWTAPPLSSNTSNPWAPCANSRTAPWEAAPPSPSPVNHDWNSPTDGGGDETDPFAAQEEENPKQDVPQVSSPQPASPTDAELFGVMADTDPFADSKPDPFGADTPVKPLVNGRESASPEMFDLSRLAPPLSTPGPRICQTPEAFLGATGASLVNLDALIPSNPSSKMHSNPFLLGLSSPSPTNPFHCDQPRLTLNQMRPCSTSPLPPHMLSYSPSLPLPLPHQPPILPSSFTQPPAGLLDLPSNLPRPLLPLSPRPPQRTQLQTHSHNPFL from the exons GTTCGCGAGGCCACTTCGAACGACCCTTGGGGCCCATCTTCGTCTCTCATGTCGGAGATCGCTGACTTGACGTTCAATGTGGTGGCATTTGCTGAGGTCATGGGCATGGTGTGGAAACGCCTCAACGACAGCGGCAAGAACTGGAGACACGTCTACAAG GCCCTGACTTTGTTGGATTACCTGCTGAAGACAGGATCAGAGAGAGTGGCTCAACAGTGCCGTGAAAATGCATTCACTATTCAG ACGCTACGCGACTTCCAGTACATGGACCGTGACGGCAGAGACCAGGGGGCCAATGTGAGAGAAAAAGCACGCCAACTAGTGTGTCTCCTCCGGGACGAGGAGCGGCTCCGCCAGGAGCGGAGTCAAGCCCTAAAGACCAAGGAGCGAATGGCTGGGGGAGGCAGCGGAGGGGGTGGGGGCGGTGGTGggggtgtgagtgtgtatggAGGTATACCTCCTTCTTACCACCCAGGCAGGCGAACAAGCCAGCCTAGCATGGCTGTGCTGTATGGGGAGGAATTCAGCAGATCCAGAGGCTCTCCGTCCTCCTTCAACT CCTCGTCATCCTCACCTCGCGCAGCCTCGGACCTGGAGCAGGCTCGGCCACAGACCAGCGGtgaggaggagctgcagctccAGCTGGCTTTAGCCATGAGCAGAGAGGAGAGTCAGAAg GAGCACTCCTGTCGCCAAGGAGACGAGTCACTGTTGCAAAAGGCCCTGGatgagagcaggagagagagtcAGTCGGGGACGCAGGAG TCAGCTATGCTGGACCTGGTGGACATATTCGGCCCCTCATCTGAGGCGCCACCTCAGCCGGGAGACCCTTGGAACTCTTCCCAACCACCCGGTGACATCACCTCTGACCCCTGGGACTCTGTAG CAGTTCACTCCAGCACTCCTGTGATTGGTAGCCCATGGACGGCCCCTCCCTTATCCTCCAACACGTCCAATCCTTGGGCTCCATGTGCGAACTCACGCACAGCCCCCTGGGAAGCAGCACCTCCCTCCCCCAGCCCTGTCAATCATGACTGGAACAGCCCAACCGATGGAG GTGGTGACGAGACGGATCCGTTTGCTGCACAGGAAGAAGAGAATCCTAAACAGGATGTCCCTCAAGTGTCTTCCCCTCAACCTGCTAGTCCCACAG ATGCGGAGCTGTTTGGGGTAATGGCAGACACCGACCCATTTGCAGATTCTAAGCCAGATCCATTTGGGGCTGACACTCCGGTAAAACCCCTGGTAAATGGACGAGAGTCGGCCAGCCCGGAGATGTTTGACCTGTCCCGGCTAGCACCCCCGCTCAGCACCCCAGGTCCACGTATCTGTCAAACCCCAGAAGCCTTCCTAGGAGCTACGGGGGCTTCGCTGGTCAATTTAGACGCTCTCATACCCTCCAACCCATCTAGCAAGATGCACAGCAACCCCTTCCTCTTAG GTCTGAGTTCTCCGTCTCCCACCAACCCCTTCCACTGCGACCAGCCTCGCCTCACCCTCAACCAAATGAGACCATGCTCTACATCCCCACTGCCCCCACACATGCTCTCCTACAGCCCGTCGCTGCCCCTTCCTCTGCCCCACCAGCCACccatcctcccctcctccttcaCACAACCTCCCGCTGGACTCCTAGACCTTCCCTCCAACCTCCCACGGCCCCTGCTCCCCCTTTCTCCGCGACCACCACAGCGCACTCAGTTGCAGACACACAGCCACAACCCTTTCCTCTGA
- the b3gntl1 gene encoding UDP-GlcNAc:betaGal beta-1,3-N-acetylglucosaminyltransferase-like protein 1 — protein sequence MDMNPPKRLRTTDNEAEDRRRVDVSVVMPMYNASGWLDECLQAILHQDFAGTMELSVFDDASTDDSRNVVERWRERLEARGISVVVSGHNSAQPRGVGYAKNKAISQSCGQYFCFQDADDVMLPQRVRLQYEASTLHPNSLIGCKVQRVPEGSTERYTRWINTINQDQLITQVYTSHGPTVVMPTWFCSRNWYLKVGPFDERGKGVPEDLLFFYQSLRRGGGVARVDQCLLVYRYHEKATTHSVTEETIWKLRVDFLQERVLTQWESFTIWNAGKQGRKLYRSLSPTNQKKVKAFCDVDDNKIQKGFYTYEESKQRPKPKIPVVHYKDASAPFIICVKLDMTGGVLEENLNSLQLKEGMDYYHFS from the exons ATGGACATGAACCCGCCGAAGAGGCTCCGCACCACAGACAATGAAGCAGAGGACAGGAGAAGAGTGGATGTA AGTGTTGTCATGCCGATGTACAATGCATCCGGTTGGCTGGACGAATGTCTGCAGGCCATATTACACCAAGACTTCGCTGGAACCATGGAGCTCTCTGTCTTTGACGACGCAAGCACT GATGACTCGAGGAACGTGGTGGAGCGTTGGAGGGAGAGGCTGGAGGCGAGGGGCATCTCAGTGGTGGTCTCCGGCCACAACTCTGCCCAACCCAGAGGAG tGGGATATGCAAAGAATAAGGCAATATCCCAGAGTTGTGGACAATACTTCTGCTTTCAAGATgcg gatGACGTTATGTTACCACAAAGAGTTCGTCTGCAGTACGAGGCATCTACCCTCCACCCAAACTCT CTGATTGGTTGTAAAGTTCAGAGGGTTCCAGAGGGATCTACGGAGCGTTACACTCGCTGGATCAACACAATCAATCAGGATCAGCTCATCACACAG GTGTACACGTCTCATGGGCCAACAGTCGTCATGCCAACATGGTTCTGCTCCAGAAACTGGTACCTGAAGGTCGGACCGTTTGATGAGAGAGGAAAG GGAGTCCCGGAGGACTTGCTCTTCTTCTACCAGAGTCTTCGTCGGGGAGGGGGCGTGGCCCGGGTTGATCAGTGCTTGCTGGTGTACCGTTACCACGAGAAGGCAACCACGCACTCTGTAACAGA GGAAACCATTTGGAAGCTGCGAGTTGACTTTCTGCAGGAGAGAGTTCTCACCCAATGGGAGAGCTTCACCATATGGAACGCAGGGAAACAGGGCCGGAAGCTGTACCGAAGCTTGAGCCCGACCAATCAGAAGAAG GTGAAGGCTTTCTGTGATGTTGATGACAACAAGATCCAGAAAGGCTTTTACACATACGAGGAATCCAAG CAAAGACCTAAGCCAAAAATCCCAGTTGTACATTACAAAGACGCCTCTGCCCCCTTCATTATCTGTGTTAAACTG GACATGACAGGAGGCGTTCTGGAGGAAAATCTCAACTCTCTGCAGCTAAAGGAAGGAATGGATTACTACCATTTCAGCTGA